The DNA window GATAGCAAGTTCAGGGCTTGTAGTTCTTCCCCCAAGGCAGAGTATATTAGCATCGTTATGTTCTCTACTCATTTTTCCCATAATGGTAGACGTACATAATGCTGCCCTAATGCCGGTAACCTTGTTTGCCGCAATAGAAATACCAATTCCTGTACCGCAAATCAATATACCATAAGTATAGTTTTCGTTAATGACGGCAGAGGTAACTATTTTGGCGTAATCAGGGTAATCAACCGATTCAAGAGAGTAGCATCCAAAGTCCTCAACAGCATATTTTCTGTTGAGAAGATTGGCTTTCACAATCTCTTTTAGTTCATATCCGCCATGATCACAACCTAGAGCTATTTTCATTGTCATTCCTCGTTTGTTAAAGAATAAGTGTAAAAATATATTATCACAATGTTAATTGTTTTAAAAGTTAGTGGAAATTGATTGGTGGCTTCGACAAGCTCAGCAACCGGAGAGACACGACTGACCGGAGCGGCACGAACGTTCGGACCAATTTAGTACTTGAAGTGGTTTATTATTAGCTGTTTTTTTGGTAGTATGGTGTGACAGCTAAAGACATTAAGATATGG is part of the Candidatus Margulisiibacteriota bacterium genome and encodes:
- the rpiB gene encoding ribose 5-phosphate isomerase B gives rise to the protein MKIALGCDHGGYELKEIVKANLLNRKYAVEDFGCYSLESVDYPDYAKIVTSAVINENYTYGILICGTGIGISIAANKVTGIRAALCTSTIMGKMSREHNDANILCLGGRTTSPELAIEIVQTFLDTPFEGGRHQKRLDKFQSIN